A genome region from Rattus norvegicus strain BN/NHsdMcwi chromosome 17, GRCr8, whole genome shotgun sequence includes the following:
- the Heatr1 gene encoding HEAT repeat-containing protein 1 isoform X1 — MTSLAQQLQRLALPQTDSSLLSRREVASLLFDPKEAATIDRDTAFAIGCTGLEELLGIDPAFEQFEAPLFSQLAKTLERSVQTKAVNKQLDENISLFLLHLSPYFLLKPAQKCLEWLIHRFHIHLYNPDSLIACVLPYHETRVFVRVIQLLKIGNPKNKWFWLFPVKQSGVPLARGTLVTHCYKDLGFMDFICSLVTRSVKAFAECPGSSAQLRVLLAFYASTIVSALVAAENLSDNVVAKLFPYIQKGLKSSLADYRAATYMIICQISVKVTMEDTFVNSLASQLIKTLTKVPSQVKDGLGCLIILLQRQKPETLGKKPFPHLCGVPDLIGLLHGISENYDVSPLLRYMLPHLVASLVQHVAGEETEGIDGQIYKKHLEAILTKIPLTNNLDHLLASRLFEEYISYSSQEETQANRVALLNEQFLPLVRLLESKYPKTLDVVLEEHLKEITGLKKQELFHQFISLSTSGGKYQFLEDSDTSLMLSLNHPLAPVRLLAVNHLKNIMKTSKEGIDETFIKEAILTRLGDDNVDVVSAALSAFGSFQQHFGVEETVSNILNLFQRAELSKNKGWYSVLELAANILVREEILSKNDQLSNQVVAQLLPFMVIIDNDVESPDTKMAIHLSRSGICSLHPLLRGWKEALENVIKSRKSREIIGVGNQKMVQLLGSNLSSGDRSSMLKLVEDLVCAGEKESYTVKQKVAFHVIVSVLVSCCSSLRETCFPFAIKVFSLLQKKIKKLKSIITAVEVPSEWHLELMLNRGLPEELWVHYVQQLHGAQRIATEDSVLLVFSLKSFIFALKAPKSFPTGAMWWNPERLDEDSRHYLCLLIGLFEMLLEVSGAMHFRVLMRLIVKVHLQDVLQLFKFFCILWTYGSSLSNPLSCTVKSELQTQALYIGSAMLSSQSTQCKQNLAHPASPVVMSLLLNLGSPVKEVRRAAVQCLQALSGVASKFQLVIDHLVPKAEEITSDATYVVQDLATLFGELQNEEKQKSHHKLSETLRSLLHCVYDCPSYIAKDLMKVLQDVNSEVVLAQLLPMVEQLLEKVEKEPTAVLKDEAIVLHLTLGKYNECSASLLQKDSKSLDLFIKAMHTTKELHPGMPTVQITALEKITKPFFAAVSDGKVQQKLLCVLFDLLVNCKNSHCVQTVGSVFKGISVDAEQIRIELEPRDKAKSLGTIQQTRRQKMQQKKSQDVEAVQEVEGPYWQRVTLILELLQHKKKLKCPQILIPTLFNLLSRCLEPLSSEQGNMEYTKQLILSCLLNICQKLSPDGGKIPKDVVDEEKFNVELIVQCIRLSEMPQTHHHALLLLGTVAGIFPDKVLHNIMSIFTFMGANVMRLDDAYSFQVISKTVKMVIPALIQSDNGDSIEVTRNVEEIVVKIIGVFVDALPHVPEHRRLPILVQLINTLGAEKFLWILLALLFEQYVTKTVLVAAYGEKDAILEADTEFWISVCCEFSVQHQVQSLMHILQYLEKLPEEKEEATSKAVSAKIEVQDEMLPVFKVDTHTSKQLRHFKYLSVSFMAQLLASNHFLKKVVESGGPKSLHGLEQSLLETVLGYINTVAQSMEKNADKLTGKFWRALLSKAYDMLDKVNALLPTETFISVIKGLVGNPLPSVRRKALDLLNNKLQHSTFWKKKMVHRFLKLVPVLLAIVQHKKKEAEDEQAINRQTALYTLKLLCKNFGAQNREPFIPVLSTAVKLIAPEKKEEKNVLGSALLCIAEVTSTLEALAIPQLPSLMPSLLTAIKSTSELVRSEVCLLSALTALHKVVETLPHFISPYLEGLLTQVIHLEKITSEMGSASQANIRLTSLKKTLATGLSPRVLLPAISKTFKQIQKNWKNLMGPFMSILQEHIGVMKKEELLSHQSQLTTFFLEALDFRAQHSEDDLEEVGKTESWIIDCLVAMVVKLSEVTFRPLFFKLFDWAKTEDAPKDRLLTFYNLADCIAEKLKGLFTLFAGHLVKPFADTLNQVNISKTDEAFFDSEHDPEKCCLLLQFILNCLYKIFLFDTQNFMSKERAEALMMPLVDQLENRLGGEDRFQERVTKHLVPCIAQFSVAMADDSMWKPLNYQILLKTRDSSPKVRFAALITVLALAEKLRENYIVLLPESIPFLAELMEDECEEVEHQCQTTIQQLEAVLGEPLQSYF; from the exons ATGACGTCCTTAGCTCAGCAACTCCAGCGACTCGCCCTCCCTCAGACTGATTCCAGCCTTCTATCTAGACGTGAAGTTGCCTCTCTATTATTTGACCCCAAAGAAGCGGCCACAATCGACAGGGACACCGCCTTTGCCATCG GATGCACTGGCCTGGAGGAACTTCTTGGAATTGACCCTGCCTTTGAACAGTTTGAAGCACCTTTGTTCAGCCAGCTAGCAAAAACCTTGGAGCGCAGCGTCCAGACCAAAGCAGTGAACAAGCAGCTGGATGAAAACATTTCACTGTTCCTCCTTCacttgtctccttatttcctccttaAGCCAGCACAGAAGTGTCTGGAATGGCTGATTCACAG GTTCCACATCCATCTTTACAATCCAGACAGTCTCATCGCTTGTGTTCTGCCATACCACGAGACACGGGTATTTGTGCGTGTGATACAGCTTCTAAAAATTGGTAATCCAAAAAACAAATGGTTTTGGCTGTTTCCTGTTAAG CAATCTGGAGTGCCGTTAGCTAGAGGAACTTTGGTCACCCATTGCTACAAAGACCTGGGATTCATGGATTTTATTTGCAGCCTGGTGACCAGATCGGTGAAG GCTTTCGCCGAGTGTCCGGGAAGCTCAGCCCAGCTGAGAGTGCTCTTGGCTTTCTATGCCTCCACCATTGTGTCTGCTCTAGTGGCTGCTGAGAACCTGTCAGACAATGTAGTCGCCAAACTATTTCCATACATCCAAAAG ggGTTGAAATCATCTTTAGCAGATTATAGAGCTGCGACATACATGATAATCTGTCAGATTTCTGTCAAAGTAACAATGGAAGACACCTTTGTGAACTCACTGGCATCCCAGCTCATCAAAACATTGACCAAGGTTCCTTCTCAAGTCAAGGATGGATTAGGTTGCCTGATAATTCTCCTACAgcgacagaagccagagaccctTGGGAAAAA GCCGTTTCCTCACCTGTGTGGTGTTCCAGACCTTATAGGGCTGCTTCACGGGATCTCCGAAAACTACGATGTGAGTCCTCTTCTGCGCTACATGCTTCCCCATCTGGTTGCCTCTCTTGTTCAGCACGTTGCAG gagaagaaactgaagggattGATGGTCAGATCTACAAGAAACACTTAGAAGCAATCCTTACAAAAATACCACTGACGAACAACTTAGACCACCTACTGGCTAG CCGTCTTTTTGAAGAATATATTTCATACAGTTCCCAGGAGGAAACCCAAGCTAATAGAGTGGCTTTGCTTAATGAACAGTTTCTTCCACTCGTCAGACTTTTAGAAAGCAA ATACCCCAAAACGTTGGATGTTGTATTAGAGGAACACCTGAAGGAGATTACAGGCCTTAAAAAACAGGAGCTTTTCCACCAGTTCATTTCTCTTTCTACAAGTGGAGGGAAGTATCAG TTTTTAGAGGATTCTGATACCTCTTTGATGCTCAGTTTGAATCACCCACTGGCTCCTGTGAGACTTCTGGCTGTTAATCACCTAAAAAATATCATGAAAACATCAAAG gAGGGCATTGATGAGACTTTTATTAAAGAAGCTATTCTAACTCGGTTAGGTGATGATAATGTGGATGTTGTTTCAGCGGCTCTGAGTGCCTTTGGG AGTTTTCAACAACACTTTGGTGTAGAAGAGACGGTTTCAAACATTCTGAATCTCTTTCAAAGAGCAGAACTTTCAAAGAATAAGGGGTG GTACAGCGTGCTGGAGCTAGCAGCAAACATACTAGTCAGAGAAGAGATACTGAGTAAAAACGACCAGTTATCAAATCAGGTGGTTGCCCAGTTGCTGCCTTTTATGGTCATTATTGATAATGATGTAGAGTCTCCTGATACGAAAATGGCTATACATTTGTCAAGATCAGGGATTTGTTCCCTGCATCCTCTATTGAGAGGTTGGAAAGAAG ctctTGAAAATGTTATTAAAAGCAGGAAGTCAAGAGAGATAATTGGTGTGGGAAATCAGAAGATGGTTCAGTTGCTGGGCAGCAATTTAAGTTCAGGAGACCGCTCTTCAATGTTGAAGCTG GTGGAAGATTTAGTATGTGCTGGAGAAAAGGAATCCTACACTGTGAAGCAGAAGGTGGCATTTCACGTGATTGTGTCTGTGCTTGTCTCTTGCTGTTCATCCTTGAGAGAAACCTGCTTCCCATTCGCCATAAAAGTGTTCAGTTTgttgcagaaaaaaataaagaagctcAAAAGCATCATCACTGCTGTG GAAGTCCCCTCAGAGTGGCATCTGGAACTGATGCTGAACAGAGGGTTACCGGAGGAGCTCTGGGTGCATTACGTGCAGCAGCTCCACGGTGCCCAGAGGATTGCCACGGAGGACTCTGTTTTACTTGTATTTTCCCTGAAATCTTTTATTTTTGCACTGAAGGCTCCAAAGTCTTTTCCTACAG GTGCCATGTGGTGGAATCCTGAGCGACTGGATGAAGACAGCAGACATTACCTGTGCCTGCTCATTGGCCTCTTTGAAATGTTGCTGGAGGTTTCTGGTGCCATGCATTTCAGGGTCCTGATGAGGCTCATAGTGAAG GTACATCTACAAGATGTTCTTCAGTTGTTCAAGTTCTTTTGCATTTTGTGGACCTATGGTTCTAGCCTTTCAAATCCACTGAGCTGCACTGTGAAGTCGGAGCTGCAGACTCAAGCTCTTTACATAGGCTCTGCGATGCTGTCTTCTCAGAGTACACAGTGTAAACAAAACCTGGCACATCCTGCATCTCCAG TGGTGATGTCTCTACTCCTCAATCTGGGAAGCCCTGTCAAAGAAGTCCGCAGAGCTGCTGTTCAGTGTCTCCAGGCCCTCAGCGGAGTAGCCTCAAAGTTTCAACTGGTGATAGATCACCTCGTTCCTAAGGCAGAGGAGATCACTTCAGATGCTACCTATGTGGTTCAG GATTTGGCTACACTATTTGGTGAACTACAgaatgaagagaaacagaaatcaCACCATAAGTTGTCTGAAACCCTGAGAAGCCTTCTTCACTGTGTGTATGACTGCCCGTCTTACATTGCAAAAGACTTGATGAAAGTATTACAGGATGTGAACAGTGAG GTGGTGCTTGCCCAGCTGCTGCCTATGGTGGAACAGCTCCTAGAGAAGGTGGAGAAGGAGCCCACAGCTGTCCTGAAAGATGAGGCCATTGTTTTGCATCTCACTCTGGGAAAATACAATGAGTGTTCAGCTTCGCTTTTACAAAAAGACTCGAAGAGTCTAGACCTGTTCATAAAAGCTATGCACACAACAAAGGAGCTTCACCCAGGAATGCCAACCGTTCAGATTACTGCTCTTGAAAAG ATTACAAAGCCGTTTTTTGCAGCTGTATCAGATGGAAAGGTTCAGCAGAAGcttctgtgtgtgttgtttgaCTTGTTAGTGAACTGCAAAAACTCACATTGTGTTCAGACAGTTGGCAGTGTTTTTAAAGGG ATTTCTGTCGATGCTGAACAAATCAGAATAGAACTGGAGCCACGAGATAAAGCTAAATCTTTGGGCACAATTCAGCAAACGAGAAGGCAGAAAATGCAACAAAA AAAGTCACAAGATGTAGAAGCTGTCCAAGAAGTGGAGGGCCCTTACTGGCAAAGAGTCACCCTCATCCTGGAGCTGTTGCAGCACAAAAAGAAGCTCAAATGCCCTCAGATACTGATTCCGACTCTCTTTAACTTGCTGTCAAG GTGTTTAGAGCCGTTGTCGTCAGAGCAGGGGAACATGGAGTACACTAAGCAGTTAATTCTGAGTTGTTTGCTCAACATCTGCCAAAAACTGTCCCCGGACGGTGGCAAAATACCTAAAG ATGTTGTGGATGAGGAGAAGTTCAATGTGGAGCTGATAGTGCAATGCATCCGCCTCTCGGAGATGCCGCAGACtcaccaccatgccctgctgcTGTTGGGTACTGTTGCTGGCATATTTCCG GATAAAGTTCTTCACAACATTATGTCTATTTTTACATTCATGGGAGCCAATGTCATGCGCCTAGATGATGCTTATAGCTTTCAAGTTATTAGCAAGACTGTGAAAATGGTCATCCCAGCACTTATTCAG TCTGATAATGGAGACTCTATAGAAGTCACTAGAAATGTTGAGGAGATTGTGGTGAAAATCATCGGCGTGTTTGTGGATGCACTGCCACATGTGCCAGAGCACCGGCGCCTGCCCATCCTCGTTCAGCTTATCAACACACTGGGTGCAGAAAAATTCCTGTGGATTCTCCTCGCCTTGCTTTTTGAACAGTACGTCACTAAAACAGTGCTGGTGGCTGCTTATGGAGAAAAG GATGCTATTTTAGAGGCAGATACCGAGTTCTGGATTTCAGTCTGCTGTGAATTCAGTGTCCAGCATCAGGTCCAGAGCTTGATGCATATCCTCCAGTACCTAGAAAAACTGCCAGAGGAAAAGGAAG AAGCCACCTCTAAGGCAGTATCTGCTAAGATTGAAGTGCAGGATGAAATGTTACCAGTTTTTAAGGTGGACACTCACACAAGCAAGCAGCTTcggcattttaaatatttgtcagtGTCCTTCATGGCCCAACTCCTGGCTTCCAATCATTTCCTCAAAAAG GTTGTTGAGAGTGGTGGTCCTAAGAGCCTACACGGACTTGAACAGAG TTTGCTAGAAACAGTTCTGGGCTATATTAACACAGTAGCACAGTCCATGGAAAAGAACGCAGACAAACTGACTGGGAAGTTTTGGCGAGCACTGCTCAGCAAAGCTTACGACATGCTGGATAAG GTCAATGCCTTGCTGCCCACAGAAACATTCATCTCTGTGATTAAAGGGCTGGTGGGCAACCCCCTGCCATCTGTGCGGAGGAAAGCTCTGGATCTTCTGAATAATAAGCTCCAGCACAGCACATTCTGGAAGAAGAAAATG GTTCACCGCTTTCTCAAACTGGTTCCAGTCCTTCTGGCCATTGTGCAACATAAGAAAAAGGAGGCAGAAGATGAACAAGCGATTAACAGACAGACAGCGCTGTACACCCTGAAACTCCTTTGCAAGAACTTTGGGGCACAGAACCGAGAGCCTTTCATACCAGTTCTGAGCACTGCAGTAAAGCTGATAGCACccgagaagaaggaggagaaaaatgtCCTGGGAAGCGCCCTGCTCTGCATAGCAGAGGTGACCTCCACTCTGGAAGCGCTGGCCATTCCCCAGCTACCCAG CCTGATGCCTTCGCTGCTGACAGCCATAAAGAGCACCAGTGAGTTGGTCCGCAGTGAggtctgcctgctcagtgccctgACTGCCCTGCACAAAGTCGTTGAGACTCTGCCGCACTTCATCAGCCCCTACCTGGAAGGTCTTCTGACCCAG GTGATTCACCTAGAGAAAATCACTAGTGAAATGGGTTCTGCCTCACAGGCTAACATCCGCTTGACTTCTCTTAAAAAGACCCTGGCTACTGGGCTCTCGCCTCGAGTCCTCCTGCCAGCCATTAGCAAAACTTTCAAGCAGATCCAGAAGAACTGGAAG AACCTCATGGGCCCATTTATGAGCATCTTGCAAGAACACATTGGGGTGATGAAGAAGGAAGAGCTCTTATCTCACCAGTCTCAGCTGACCACCTTTTTCCTGGAAGCCCTGGACTTCCGGGCACAGCACTCAGAG GATGATCTAGAGGAAGttgggaaaacagaaagttggaTCATTGACTGTCTAGTAGCCATGGTGGTGAAGCTTTCAGAGGTCACATTCAGGCCTCTCTTCTTCAAG CTGTTTGATTGGGCCAAGACAGAAGATGCCCCGAAGGACAGGCTGCTGACATTTTACAATCTGGCCGACTGCATTGCTGAGAAGTTAAAAGGCCTTTTCACTCTGTTTGCTGGCCACTTGGTGAAACCTTTTGCAGATACCTTGAACCAAGTAAACATCTCCAAAACAG ATGAAGCCTTTTTTGACTCGGAGCATGACCCCGAGAAGTGCTGCTTGTTGCTGCAGTTTATCTTGAACTGCTTGTATAAGATCTTCCTGTTTGACACCCAGAATTTCATGAGTAAAGAGAGAGCGGAAGCCTTGATGATGCCCCTGGTGGATCAG